A window of the Mesorhizobium opportunistum WSM2075 genome harbors these coding sequences:
- a CDS encoding glutamine synthetase produces MTSIVEPLVAVVTTDLSAVTRGRFVVESKLQKTATTGVGWLQANLSLTPFNSIVDPNPWGSSGDLRLIPDLKARFRTARTGSATPFDMVAGDIVELDGSPWLGCTRTMLRDALAELKAATGLSVIAAFEHEFHIADAGFAPAHSMSFAALRRTDPFAPNLMAALEEAGVGPEVVIAEFGAEQFEVTHEPADALTAADRAVAIREITREVARNAGWRASFAPKTAPDAVGNGVHIHFSFVDEAGKPATYDAAQPGGLSGKAGAFCAGVLRHLPGMTAMTASSVSSFYRLKPHSWSSSYTWLADRDREASLRICPTVTIGGRDPARQYNIEYRAADATGNPYLSLAAIIRAGLEGLKADLPSPPLVTGDPTLMSDAERAKLGLVRLPETLPAALDALLADSTVTGWFAPVFIETFVGLKRHEAERLAGLDPVAVCDLYRTLY; encoded by the coding sequence ATGACATCGATCGTCGAGCCGCTCGTTGCCGTCGTCACCACCGATCTCTCCGCCGTCACGCGGGGCCGCTTCGTCGTCGAAAGCAAGTTGCAGAAGACCGCGACGACCGGCGTCGGCTGGCTGCAGGCCAACCTGTCGCTAACGCCGTTCAACTCGATCGTCGATCCCAATCCTTGGGGATCGTCAGGCGACCTGCGGCTGATCCCCGATCTCAAGGCGCGCTTTCGCACCGCACGGACCGGATCGGCGACACCGTTCGACATGGTGGCCGGCGACATTGTCGAGCTCGACGGCAGCCCATGGCTCGGCTGCACGCGAACCATGCTCAGGGATGCGCTGGCGGAGCTGAAGGCGGCGACCGGGCTCTCCGTCATCGCCGCTTTCGAGCATGAATTCCACATCGCCGACGCCGGCTTCGCGCCGGCGCATTCGATGTCCTTCGCCGCGCTCAGGCGGACGGACCCCTTCGCCCCCAATCTGATGGCGGCACTGGAGGAAGCGGGCGTCGGACCCGAAGTGGTCATCGCCGAATTCGGCGCGGAGCAGTTCGAAGTGACGCACGAGCCCGCCGATGCGCTGACCGCGGCAGACCGCGCCGTCGCCATCCGCGAGATCACGCGCGAAGTGGCGCGCAATGCCGGCTGGCGCGCCAGTTTCGCGCCCAAGACCGCCCCGGATGCCGTCGGCAATGGCGTGCACATCCATTTCAGCTTCGTCGACGAGGCCGGCAAGCCGGCAACCTACGATGCGGCACAGCCCGGCGGCCTCTCCGGCAAAGCCGGTGCGTTCTGTGCCGGCGTGCTGCGTCATCTGCCTGGGATGACCGCCATGACGGCATCGAGCGTCTCATCCTTCTACCGGCTGAAGCCGCACAGCTGGAGTTCGTCCTACACCTGGCTCGCCGACCGCGACCGCGAAGCGTCGCTGCGCATCTGTCCGACGGTGACGATCGGCGGACGCGATCCGGCGCGGCAGTACAATATCGAGTATCGGGCAGCCGACGCCACCGGCAATCCCTATTTGTCGCTGGCCGCGATCATCCGCGCCGGGCTGGAAGGCTTGAAGGCGGATCTGCCGTCGCCGCCGCTGGTCACCGGCGACCCGACGCTGATGAGCGATGCGGAACGGGCAAAGCTTGGCCTGGTGCGGCTGCCTGAAACGCTGCCGGCGGCGCTGGACGCGCTTCTCGCCGACAGCACTGTCACGGGATGGTTCGCTCCGGTCTTCATCGAGACCTTCGTCGGACTCAAGCGGCACGAGGCCGAGCGCCTGGCCGGCCTCGATCCGGTTGCCGTCTGCGATCTCTATCGGACGCTTTATTGA
- a CDS encoding N-formylglutamate amidohydrolase: protein MTARTEKDLLPRKDWPDAVEVLNEHGLSDIVLLCEHASNHMPAEYRQLGLDASHLRRHIAWDIGAAEVTRLLSARLDAPAFLSGYSRLLIDLNRPLGTPGSIPMVSEDTGIPGNVGLDKAERDRRAKIMFSPFHERVAAHLDRRVAEGRPTRIVTIHSFTPVFLGVARPWHAGVLHANGIDLAETILSALRTDATLNVAANVPYVISRDADYAVPIHGDDRGIPAVLVEIRQDLLSTRHGIEEWADRLAAALPAQTEAIP from the coding sequence ATGACTGCGCGGACTGAAAAAGACCTGCTTCCTCGAAAAGACTGGCCCGACGCCGTCGAGGTTCTCAACGAGCACGGCCTCTCGGACATCGTCCTGTTGTGCGAGCACGCCTCCAATCACATGCCGGCGGAATATCGCCAGCTCGGGCTCGATGCCAGCCATCTGCGGCGCCACATCGCCTGGGATATCGGCGCCGCGGAGGTGACGCGCCTGTTGTCGGCACGGCTCGATGCGCCGGCCTTCCTCAGCGGCTATTCGCGGCTGCTGATCGACCTCAACCGGCCGCTGGGCACGCCGGGCAGCATTCCGATGGTGTCTGAGGACACCGGCATTCCCGGCAATGTCGGCCTCGACAAGGCGGAACGGGACCGGCGCGCCAAAATCATGTTTTCGCCGTTCCATGAGCGTGTGGCCGCGCATCTCGATCGCCGGGTAGCTGAAGGCCGGCCGACGCGGATCGTGACGATCCACTCCTTCACGCCCGTCTTCCTCGGTGTCGCCAGGCCTTGGCATGCGGGCGTACTGCATGCGAATGGAATCGATCTCGCCGAAACAATTCTTTCAGCCCTGCGCACCGATGCGACACTAAACGTCGCGGCCAACGTGCCTTATGTGATCAGCCGCGACGCCGATTACGCCGTGCCCATCCATGGTGACGACCGCGGCATCCCCGCCGTCCTCGTCGAGATCCGGCAGGACCTTTTGTCGACAAGGCACGGCATCGAAGAATGGGCTGATCGGCTGGCTGCGGCGCTGCCCGCCCAGACGGAGGCGATCCCTTGA
- a CDS encoding cysteine hydrolase family protein encodes MTETLPKRDEAFRAGETALLLVDMQRIWLEPGADPSHPERGPDHYFYRQTSSLTIPNQERLLAAARANGVEVLHTIIQSLTEDGRDRSLDHKLTPIHVAPSLPEGLPVASLAPVGDEIMLPKTSSGIFNSTNVDYLLKNLGIRYLVVVGVLTDQCVDMAVRDGADRGYLVTCVADACATITQERHDIALKAFGGYCWVTDTDSVVARFNALGKAA; translated from the coding sequence ATGACCGAAACCTTACCCAAGCGAGACGAAGCCTTCCGTGCCGGCGAGACGGCGCTGCTGCTCGTCGACATGCAGCGTATCTGGCTGGAACCGGGTGCCGATCCATCGCATCCGGAGCGCGGCCCCGACCACTATTTTTACCGGCAGACATCCTCGCTGACGATCCCCAACCAGGAGCGACTGCTGGCGGCGGCGCGGGCCAACGGCGTCGAGGTGCTGCACACCATCATCCAAAGCCTGACCGAAGACGGCCGCGACCGCTCGCTCGACCACAAGCTGACGCCGATCCATGTCGCGCCCAGCCTTCCCGAAGGCCTGCCGGTCGCCTCGCTGGCGCCGGTCGGCGACGAGATCATGTTGCCGAAGACATCGTCCGGCATCTTCAACTCGACCAATGTCGACTATCTCCTGAAGAACCTCGGCATCCGTTATCTCGTCGTGGTCGGCGTGCTCACCGACCAGTGCGTCGACATGGCGGTGCGCGACGGAGCCGACCGCGGTTACCTCGTCACCTGCGTGGCGGATGCTTGCGCCACCATTACCCAGGAGCGACACGACATCGCGCTCAAGGCCTTTGGCGGGTATTGCTGGGTCACCGATACCGACAGTGTCGTCGCTCGTTTCAATGCCTTGGGAAAAGCAGCATGA
- a CDS encoding MurR/RpiR family transcriptional regulator has product MAIRDVLMRGDLALTPSEEKIVRLLLTDYPTSGLGTASSLARRAGVSDPTVVRLVVKLGYDGFPDFQAKLLAEVEARLHSPLLMMEAKRQSGSSDSAVLAYLDSVTTALQKATAATPVQTYERAARLLMEAKGEIVLLGGRFSRHIAGMLAGYLVQFRSGVRDLGVLSPQTFDTLADLGRRDVLVVFDYRRYQLDVMAYASQAAALDVRILLFTDQWLSPIADLAEVTIVSPLEVASPYDTLAPAIAQMEALTAHIVSTLGDDARARIERIEKVRHANAVTLDSNPNENGAGQPGPRRTPGPKSVKRDDKA; this is encoded by the coding sequence ATGGCGATACGCGATGTTCTGATGCGCGGGGATCTGGCGCTGACGCCGTCGGAAGAGAAGATCGTCCGGCTGCTGTTGACGGACTATCCGACCTCCGGCCTCGGCACTGCTTCCTCGCTCGCCCGGCGCGCCGGCGTCAGCGATCCGACCGTGGTCAGGCTGGTCGTCAAGCTCGGCTATGACGGGTTTCCGGATTTCCAGGCAAAGCTGTTGGCCGAGGTCGAGGCGAGACTGCATTCGCCGCTGTTGATGATGGAGGCAAAGCGGCAAAGCGGCTCCAGTGACAGCGCCGTGCTCGCCTATCTCGATTCCGTCACCACGGCCCTGCAGAAAGCCACCGCCGCGACACCGGTGCAGACCTACGAGCGGGCCGCGCGCCTTTTGATGGAGGCCAAGGGCGAGATCGTGCTGCTCGGTGGCCGCTTCAGCCGGCACATCGCCGGCATGCTCGCAGGATATCTCGTGCAGTTCCGGTCCGGGGTCCGCGATCTGGGCGTGCTCTCTCCGCAGACATTCGACACGCTGGCCGATCTCGGACGCCGCGACGTGCTTGTCGTCTTCGACTATCGCCGCTACCAGCTCGACGTGATGGCCTATGCAAGCCAGGCGGCGGCGCTCGATGTGCGCATCCTGCTTTTCACCGACCAATGGCTGTCGCCGATCGCCGATCTCGCCGAAGTCACGATCGTCAGCCCGCTCGAAGTCGCCTCGCCCTATGACACGCTGGCACCGGCGATCGCACAGATGGAGGCGCTTACCGCCCACATCGTTTCGACGCTGGGCGATGATGCCCGGGCTCGCATCGAGAGGATCGAGAAAGTACGGCACGCCAATGCGGTGACGCTCGACAGCAACCCAAACGAGAATGGCGCAGGCCAACCCGGGCCACGCAGGACACCTGGACCCAAATCAGTAAAGCGGGACGACAAAGCATGA
- a CDS encoding NAD(P)/FAD-dependent oxidoreductase, with translation MRNGSDVIVVGAGIVGSSTAYHLAKAGVNVTLVEQTHPAGGPSGKSSALLHAFYLMPELSQLSIRGREILVSLPEIAGEGSFVTEVGMMWVCGADNEASWKAAAERIRGEGARIETLSPQAFADAAPGFALDDVALALWEPEYGYADAFGATNAIARAARTNGAKILQNTLVESLRREGDRITGVTLIDGTVLEAETVVLAAGPWTRRLLETVGLDLPLHVERHPMAVLDAAGKARHVMPFAWCDDISCNYARPDNDGVILAGTWAGGGTGLRHEHAGRPRFVENPDTYMEGVEESESVEILETFASRVPAMAELGIRPGYAGLYDMSPDDLPVIGPMPGVEGLVVSAGSSGHGFKTGPAVGEAVARLVTEGAQPILAPFSPSRFKAA, from the coding sequence ATGCGAAATGGAAGCGACGTCATCGTCGTCGGTGCGGGTATTGTCGGCTCGAGCACCGCCTATCATCTGGCCAAGGCGGGTGTGAACGTCACGCTGGTCGAGCAGACGCATCCGGCTGGTGGCCCGTCCGGCAAATCGTCGGCGCTGCTGCACGCCTTCTACCTGATGCCGGAACTGTCGCAGCTCTCCATCCGTGGTCGCGAGATATTGGTGTCGCTGCCTGAGATCGCCGGCGAAGGGTCCTTTGTGACCGAAGTCGGCATGATGTGGGTCTGCGGCGCCGACAATGAGGCGAGCTGGAAAGCGGCGGCCGAACGCATCCGTGGCGAGGGCGCTCGCATCGAGACCTTGTCACCGCAAGCCTTCGCCGATGCCGCGCCCGGCTTTGCGCTCGACGATGTCGCGCTGGCGCTGTGGGAGCCGGAATACGGCTATGCCGATGCCTTCGGCGCCACCAACGCGATCGCTCGCGCCGCCCGTACCAACGGTGCGAAAATCCTGCAGAACACGCTTGTCGAAAGCCTTCGGCGGGAGGGCGACCGCATCACCGGCGTCACCTTGATCGATGGGACGGTGCTGGAAGCCGAGACGGTCGTGCTCGCCGCCGGGCCATGGACGCGCCGCCTGTTGGAGACGGTGGGGCTGGACCTGCCGTTGCATGTCGAACGCCATCCGATGGCCGTTCTCGATGCCGCCGGCAAGGCTAGGCATGTGATGCCCTTCGCCTGGTGCGATGACATTTCCTGCAACTACGCGCGGCCGGACAATGACGGCGTCATCCTGGCCGGCACTTGGGCCGGCGGCGGCACCGGCCTGCGCCACGAACATGCCGGCCGCCCGCGTTTCGTCGAGAATCCCGACACCTACATGGAAGGTGTCGAGGAGTCCGAATCGGTCGAGATCCTGGAGACCTTCGCCTCTCGCGTGCCCGCCATGGCCGAGCTCGGCATACGGCCCGGTTATGCCGGGCTCTACGACATGAGCCCCGACGATCTGCCTGTCATCGGACCCATGCCGGGTGTCGAAGGGCTGGTCGTCTCGGCGGGGTCGTCCGGCCATGGGTTCAAGACTGGACCAGCCGTCGGCGAGGCGGTGGCAAGGCTGGTCACCGAGGGGGCGCAACCGATCCTTGCGCCGTTCTCGCCCAGCCGCTTCAAGGCCGCGTGA